CATGAAAATCTGCCCGAATATGGGCAGAAAGGGTAAAAGGTTTATGGATGTGAAACTCAGAATCCGAACAGTGCGCCAAGGCCAGCTGCCGCGTCCTCTTCGCTCACAGTCTCCTCTTCGGGCTCGTCGGCGGCTGCTGCTGCGGGTGCGGCGGCTGCTGCTCCGGCGGCGGGGGCGGCGGCACCGGCTGCGGGCGCGGCGAAGGCTGCGCTTGCGATAGCCTCTTTGATGTCGACTCCCTCGAGAGATGCAACGAGAGCTTTGATCTTGGCTGCGTCGGCTTCGACTCCGGCGGCAGTGAGGATTGCTTTGATGGCATCCTCGGTGATGTCCTTGCCGGCAGAGTAAAGCACCATTGCGCTGTAAATGTACTCCATTTATCTCAACTCCTTTACAGATCGAACAATGCACCGAGTCCTGCAGCGGCTTCTTCCTCGCTGACCTCGGTGTCGTCTTCTTCTGCGCTCTCGGCGGGTGCGGAGGCTGCGGACTCGACGGGTGCGGCAGGAGCCGCTGCTGCAGCAGAGCTTGCCCTCGCTGCGATGGCGTCGTTAGTGTATCCGCATGTTGCGGCCAAGGCGAGCATCTGAGCGTCTGCCTTTGCCAAGAGCTTGTCGATGTTTTCTTTGGTGGGTATCGCGGCCTCGAGAGAAAGTCCGATGCTCTCTCTGTACGCCTTTGCGATGAGCGGCACGATAGTGTCCTTCGTGGGGAACGCGATCGATACGCCGAGCGCAAGCGCGTCGTGAGCGGCCGTAGCGAACATGTTGGAATAGTAGTCTTCGGGTATGTCCAGGACGTCCCTCTTGTAGATGACCCCATCTTCGTAGGCGGCCCTGAGGTCCATACCTACGACCATGGGAAGGATCTCCAGTTTGGGGAGCATCGCGGCGATGGGGCCGGATATGGGCTCTCCCTCTTTGACGAGAGTCGTGTCCTTCCTGACTGCTATCTTTCCTGCCTCAACAGCGGCAGGTATGCCTATTTTCTGAAGTTCACCGATAATCGGGCCAGGTCCGAAGGGAGTCGGTCCTTTGTGTACAACGATATCGTAGGGTGCGAGCTGCCCCTCCTTTGCGGGAGCGGCGGTCTTGGTCGACTCGAGCTTTTTGAAGAGCTTGAACGAATCGATGTCGGTAGTGACAATCGCACACTGACCGTGGACAGCTTCCTTGAGCTTTTCGATGCCGGGCTTCTCCTTTGCCATCTCGTCGAGAGCAAGGAACATGAGTTTGTCCTTGGTCATCTTGACTTTGGCGTGGTTTCTGAGTCCGGCCCTCATGGCTTGGATCTGCTGTCCGGGAATACCCTCCATGTCGACGACAGCGACGACGGGGTACTCGCGCATATCCTGTACCAGCTCGCTTACCATGTCCTTCTTCCAAGTTGCGACGTGTGCCATCTTTGAGCCTCCTTACAAAGCGATCTTCTCCGATGGACCCATCGTGGTCTTGACATAAGCGGAAGCGATGTTGTGCTTTCCCTTCTCGAGGTGGGCTTCGACACGCTTGAGGATGAGATCGACGTTGTCCGCGATCTCTTCCGCGCTCATGTTGACCGTTCCGACGGGTGCGTGGAAGGTCTTCCTGTCTTTCGTCCTGATGGTCACAGACTTGCGGAGACCTTCGATCATCGGGGCGGGATCTGCTCCCGGAGCGATGGGCTTAGGCATCTTTCCGCGGGGACCGAGAACGGTACCGAGCCTCTTACCTACGACAGCCATCAAAGGCGCTTCGGCGATGAAGTAGTCGGTTTCGTTGGCGATCCTCTTGGCCTGTTTCTTGTCGCCCGCGATCTCCCCGAGCTCTTCGGGGGTGATGACGCGGTCAGCCACGTCCTTGGCTTTCAAGGCAAGTTCGCCACCACCAATCACGCAGATCTTGACCGGCTTCCCGCGTCCGTTCGGGAGGATGATATCCTCGGTGATACGGTTCTTCGGGATAGTCAGGTCAACATCAACGAGATTGATAGCCAACTCAACCGTTTCAGTAAAATTGCGCTTCTTCGCACTGTCCAGTGCTTTCTGCACAGCCATTACGGTTGGTTTTTCTGCCAATACAATTCCTCCTCGTAGTGCAAACGAGCTTTTGGGCTCTCCTACAAGCAGTCGGCCTTAGACATGGGTTATATTTAAAACTACCCAATGAACCCATAAAAAGCGATTCTATTCGCGCGCAAGGAAAGGATGCCGCGCTTATAGTTAAAAACTGAAAAAGGGGGCCTGAGCCCCGGTTTCTCTCAGAACTTGTCGTCATACTCGCCGGCTTTGACGGCGGCGGTGAAGTCCTTGGGGTTCTTTCCGTCGATGGTGACTCCGACGGAAACGCAATTGCCCGCGACCTCGAGGACCCTTGCCTTGAGATCGGCTCCGAGGAGGTCGTCCTGCTTCATGTCGGCGATCTTCTTCGCCTGATCGAGAGTGAGGTTTCCGACCTTCTCAGTCCTTGCGTTGTGGGCCCCGGAAGATACTCCGAGCTCTCCCTTGATCAGGGCGGACATCGGAGGGGTTCCGACTTTGATGTCGAAAGTTTTGTCGCTGTTGATGAGCACCTTTACAGGAACCTTCATCCCGGCGAAAGCTTTCGTCTTCTCATTGATCTTAGCGATGACCTGCCCGATGTTCACGCCTTTAGGGCCCAGGGCGGGACCGAGAGGCGGGCCTGCGGTGGCCTTGCCTCCATCAACCATTGCCTCAACAGTATCTACCATTGCTCATATCTCCTTTAGTGATTCTGACTTTCGATGACCCTAACGCTGTCCGCTTTGACGGTGATGGGTATCGGGACCATGGCTTCGATGAGCTCAACAGTGATCTCCTCTTTGTCCTGGTCAATCTTCTGGACCCTTGCCTTCTCACCCTTGAAGGGTCCGCTGACGAGTTCGACGATGTCTCCCTCTGAAATGCCGATGACAGGGGACGCGGGGGTGAGGTACGGCTCGATGTCCTCTATCGACGTTTCTCCTTCGATGAATTTCCTGGCTTTTTTGATTTCCTTGGTCTTCTCGAGGAGACGTTCCGTGTTCATGCCTTCGACGAACACATATCCTCTGAGTCCCTGGGGGCTCAGAATCGCATAGATGTCCTTCTCACCGAGATGGGCTTTGGCGTTGAGGGTGTCCGCAACGCTCTTCTCCTGGTCTATCTGGGTCTTCAGGATCATTATGGACTGTTTTGCGACGGCTTCGAAATCCATCGAATCCGCGCTGGCGGAAGATTTGGCTTTTATCTCGATCCTCACGGAATCGCCATATCTCACTCCGCTGGGGCACTCGGCGCTCAGATAGAACCTCTTGGGATTGTCTACCGAGATCTGGGCCTCGCCGGTCACCGCGCTGTTCCATATCTCCGCGGAACCGTCGCTGAGCGAAACCTCCCATTCGGGGGCATCGTCACGTCCGTAAACGACTGAGAACGTAAGGGCCGTAGGCGACGTCTTGGGAGAGGCTACGAACTCCCAATTGACGATGCTTCCGGCGGACACTTTCTTGACGCGCTCATCTTCGGTGGAGAATATGCCGCCGATAGGTGCGGGGGCTTCGGACGCCTCCTCGCTGGACTTGAACTCCTCTTCGAGATCCTCAAAATCCTCGTCGAAGTCCATGTCGTCTTTTGAATCGCCGGAAACGATCTTGCTCAATGCTATGCCTCCATCAGAAGTACTTAGGCAGATACGTCATAAGCCACCAGATGGCGAACCCAAGGGCACCAATCAGTATGATACCCAATGCGGTGATCATCATAGTTTTTTTATGCTCTTCCCTGGTCGGAGTATGGGCGGTCTTGAGGATCTTCCCATACTTCCCCTTTCCGAAGCCACGCGCTTTCGATTCCATCTCTTCGGAAAAAGCCTGCACTGCCGAGTTATCTTCAGCCATGTTACCGTTCTCCAGCCGCCGGCCGTCGGCAGCCCTTATCCGTTTTTCGTTACCACTGGGGCAACCTCAAACGGGAATGTCCGTTAATCGTGTCCTTCTCTTAAAAGTTTCGTAGGTAGCTTTACAGAAACGGCATCAAAATCCGTTTTGAACGGTGTATCAGACGATATCACCGGCGACTGAGTCAGACTCCCGTGCCGCATGCTTCCTAACGTATTCTGGCTGTCGGCTGCGATTGCCTGATGCAGAATAAACACCCCGTACGCCCGGAGATAACCCTGACCCAGATGTTGGAGTCTGTGTAGATTATAAATAAGGGTTGTAAATAAGGTCTCACACAAGGGGATACAAATATGGAAGAAGTACTCTGCAATGTTGAACTCGTGAAAGAAAACAACGACTTTGTCGTTAAAATACAGAGCGATCTCGGCGGAATCAGGGAGTACAGATCCGTCCAATTCGAGGAAGTCCTCGAGCAGCTCGTCCAGGATATGCAGGAAGAGTTCGAAACTTTCTGACAGGTGGTACCATGGTAGTAGCGGCATCAGACGATATGAAACACGTAACCGATTACCTTGACTATCTCGCGGAAGACACATCCATCCCGAGAAACATCAGAAAAGGCGCTTCGGACGCCAAGGCAAGGCTTCTGGACACGAAAGAGCCCATGGACATCCGCGCAACAAGCGCGATCGTCATCCTTGAGGACCTTGCCAACGACCCCAACATTCCCCTTCAGGGCAGGACCATAATCTGGCAGGCCATCAGCCAGCTGGAAACAATGAGCCGCCAGAACTGAGCGGTAATTCCGGCCTTGGATGGCCGGATACCGCCATAAAACAAAAAGTGGGCAGAGATCGGCTCCGCCCTCGGTTTTTCCGCTCTTCTATAATTTTAAGGAAATTCCTAAAGACATCCACCCCGTATTCGGAGTCCTCGACCTCCGGGTGGAACTGAACGCCGTATATGGGACGGTCTACGGACCTCACGGCCTCGTGCGGGCACGTATCGGAGGAGGCGATGACCTCGAAGCCTTCGGGGACGACCTTCACCTCATCGTTGTGGGATGCCCACACCTTGAATCTGTCTGGGAGCCCCCTGAAAATATCGTCGTGGGACCTCACGTCGATGGTGACCCCGCCGAATTCCGGGACGCTTCCGGGGCCGAGTTTCCCGCCGAAATGCTCGCAGATCAGCTGCATGCCGGCGCATATCCCGAGGACCGGGAAATCGGCTCTGTCCAGGAATTCGCCGCAGTTCCCGAGGCGCCCGCCGTCGGTGGCGACTGAAGGGGCCCCGCCGGAGAGGATTATCCCATCAGCATCGGCTATGTCTTCGAACGGCGCGGTGTTCGGGACGATCTTGGTATCGACTTTGAGATACCTGAGAACGCGCCATTCGCGGTGGGTCCACTGGCCACCGTTGTCGATCACATACACTTTCATGCCGCGCCATCGGCGAATCAGATAAAAATCTGGCGGACCGAAGGAATCTCCGGACCGCGGATGTTTCATTCCCACTCTATGGTCGCGGGAGGCTTGCTGGTTATGTCGTATACCACGCGGTTGACCGAATTCTTCATGGTGTTGGTGATGCGCGTGGAGATGGAATCTAGAACTTCCATCGGGATCTTGGAATACGTGGCAGTCATCCCGTCCACCGAGGATACGGCGCGTACCGCGATTGTGCGGCCGTATGCCCTCCTGTCCCCCTGGACCCCTACCGATTTGGACGGAAGAAGCACCGCGAAGTATTGCCATGGCATGTCCATCTTCCCGGCCACGGAAGCTGTCATGATCTCGTCCTCGACGATGAAGCACGCTTCCCGGACGATCTCTATGTCTTCCCTTGTGACTTCGCCCAAGCATCTGACCGCGAGCGCAGGTCCGGGGAACGGCTGCCTCTCCGAAGATTTGACGCCAAGCATCCTGGCGAGGTCGCGGACCTCATCCTTGTACAGGTCCCTCAGAGGCTCATACAGGCTCATCCCCAGATCTTTGGGGAGCCCTCCGACGTTGTGATGCGATTTTATCGTGTCTCTGACGCCGTCGCCGCTTTCTATCCAGTCAGGGGCGATGGTGCCTTGGACGAGAGTGTCGGCGCCGAAATCCTTGGCTTCCCTCTCGAAAACGCGTATGAACCTCTCGCCGATGGCCTTCCTCTTCTCTTCCGGGTCCGTAATCCCTTTCAAGGCGGCGAAGAACTCGTCGCCGGCATCCACTATCCTGTAATTGATGCCCATTTCGGACAGCATGCCGCGGACTTCTTCGGTCTCTCCCTTCCTCATCAGGCCGTTGTCGACGTAGACCGCCAGCAGCCTGTCCCCTATCGCTTTGCTCACGAGCACGGCGGCGACCATGCTGTCCACGCCTCCGGAGCAGGCGATCACTGCTTTCCCAGGTATCTTCTCTGCGGCGGTGCGTAGAGTGTCCTCGATGAAATCATCGGCACCCAACATCGGCTGCCACCTTCTCGGAGTCGGCAATCACTTTTCTGGCCTGCTCCAACCTATATTCGCAGAGTTTCGCCCTGACTTCCGGATCCCTGGTGGCGATTATTTCCGCCGCAAGGACCGCGGCATTGTCGCCTCTATCCAGACCGACGGCGGCAACGGGGATTCCCGGAGGCATCTGAACGATTGACAGCAACGAATCCATGTTCACGGGACCGCTGACAGGCACGCCGATGACCGGCCTGACGGTATATGAAGCGACTGCGCCGGGAAGAGCCGCTGACAGCCCTGCGATCGCTATGAAAACATCGGAGCCGCTGCTTTTCACGAGCTCCTCCACCCTCCCAGGGGTCCTGTGCGCCGAGGCCACGGCTATGTCGAACTGTATGCCGAATTTCTTCAGCATGGCCATCGATTTCTCGGCCACCGGGAGATCGCTCTTGCTTCCCATGATTATGGATACCTTGGACATCGACGGCAACTACTGCATAACCGATATTAATCTTAGCGGTAGGAATCAATAAAAAGCGAAAAGTAAAGGGTTTTGGGAATGGGTCCGATCAGCTCTTGAGAACTGTGATCAGGAATATTCCGACTGCGACGAGAGCGCCGATAAGGACACCGATGAGGTTGACGATGGCATTATACAGCGTATCGTAAAGCTCGACTTCACAGAAGGGCGATATGTCGCTCCATCCTACGAGCCATGCCCAGACGACGAAGACGACGAGACCGACTACAGCCATCACACCGCCGAACGCTCTGCTTTTGCCAGAGCCGAGGATCGCGGCGAAAGCTCCTGCTGCGATCATCACGATGGCGAATGCGAGGACGATGAGGGTCACAAAGGTCATTGGATCCATTTTTTGCCTCCATTATTCTGCCCGCGAAGCGGGGTTGTTAGCGACATGAAAACATTGGCCGTAGTTAAACCTACGCATAAAAAACCGACGCAATCTGGAACGGTCAAATCGACACCCAGATATAATCAGACACCCTTCTCCGCCATGACCGCATGCATCCATCAAAGTGGTGATTTTTAACAACCAATATATAGAAACGCGAACGAATAATCGGTTCATTGTTTATAAATAATACACAAATTTTATATATGAAATGCATATATAACCATCAAACAACCGTATACGGAGTATACAAATAGGGTATGTTGTGGTGTCCATGGAGCATCTCGGCCGCGTCGAAGAAATAACCAGCGACGGCAGGCTGATAGTGAGATGCGAAACGGTTCCCGACATAGGCGACACCGTGTTTGATGCGAAGATGAACAGGATCGGGACCATAGGGAGGGTGTTCGGACCTGTTGACGGACCGTACGCGTCCGTATCACCTGACAAAAGCGTTGACTCCCCGAGAATGAAAGGGAAAGACATCTTCTACAAAAAGAGGCAGCAGAATGGCAAAGACAAGAGAAGGAACAGACGAGATCGAAGTCTGCCCGGAATGTGGGAGCCACCATCTCGTACGTGATTATGAGCGCGGCGAACTTCTCTGCGAAGACTGCGGACTGGTCATAGACGACCAATTCATCGATCAGGGGCCTGAATGGAGGGCTTTCGACGTCGAGCAGGGCGAGAAAAGGGCGCGCACCGGCGCTCCGATGACATATACCATTCATGACAAAGGTCTGTCCACGGAGATATCCTGGAAGAACAAGGACAGCTACGGCAAGAGCATCCCGACAAGAAACCGCGCCCAACTGTACAGGCTCAGGAAGTGGCAGAGAAGGATCCGCGTTTCGAACGCCACGGAAAGGAACCTCGCATTCGCCCTTTCCGAGCTCGACAGGATGGCCTCCGCAATGGGTCTCCCCAGAAACGTCAGGGAAACGGCCGCGATGATCTACAGGAAAGCCGTCAACAAGAACCTCATCAGAGGAAGATCCATAGAGGGAGTCGTCGCAGCATCGCTCTACGCCGCATGCAGGCAGTGCGGAGTCCCGAGGACGCTCGACGAGGTCGCCAGCTCCAGCCGCGTCGGAAGGAAGGAGATCGGAAGGACCTACAGGTTCATGACCCGCGAGCTGAAGCTCAAGCTCATGCCGACTAAGCCCCAGGATTACGTCCAGAGGTTCTGCTCCGAACTCAAGCTCACCGGAGACGTCCAGAGCAAAGCGGCAGAGATCCTCAAGGACGCATCCGAGAAGGAGCTCACCTCGGGGAGAGGCCCCACGGGAGTCGCCGC
Above is a genomic segment from Candidatus Methanomethylophilaceae archaeon containing:
- a CDS encoding transcription elongation factor Spt5, giving the protein MDFDEDFEDLEEEFKSSEEASEAPAPIGGIFSTEDERVKKVSAGSIVNWEFVASPKTSPTALTFSVVYGRDDAPEWEVSLSDGSAEIWNSAVTGEAQISVDNPKRFYLSAECPSGVRYGDSVRIEIKAKSSASADSMDFEAVAKQSIMILKTQIDQEKSVADTLNAKAHLGEKDIYAILSPQGLRGYVFVEGMNTERLLEKTKEIKKARKFIEGETSIEDIEPYLTPASPVIGISEGDIVELVSGPFKGEKARVQKIDQDKEEITVELIEAMVPIPITVKADSVRVIESQNH
- a CDS encoding 50S ribosomal protein L10, encoding MAHVATWKKDMVSELVQDMREYPVVAVVDMEGIPGQQIQAMRAGLRNHAKVKMTKDKLMFLALDEMAKEKPGIEKLKEAVHGQCAIVTTDIDSFKLFKKLESTKTAAPAKEGQLAPYDIVVHKGPTPFGPGPIIGELQKIGIPAAVEAGKIAVRKDTTLVKEGEPISGPIAAMLPKLEILPMVVGMDLRAAYEDGVIYKRDVLDIPEDYYSNMFATAAHDALALGVSIAFPTKDTIVPLIAKAYRESIGLSLEAAIPTKENIDKLLAKADAQMLALAATCGYTNDAIAARASSAAAAAPAAPVESAASAPAESAEEDDTEVSEEEAAAGLGALFDL
- a CDS encoding UPF0147 family protein; the encoded protein is MVVAASDDMKHVTDYLDYLAEDTSIPRNIRKGASDAKARLLDTKEPMDIRATSAIVILEDLANDPNIPLQGRTIIWQAISQLETMSRQN
- the rpl12p gene encoding 50S ribosomal protein P1, which codes for MEYIYSAMVLYSAGKDITEDAIKAILTAAGVEADAAKIKALVASLEGVDIKEAIASAAFAAPAAGAAAPAAGAAAAAPAAAAADEPEEETVSEEDAAAGLGALFGF
- a CDS encoding GMP synthase subunit A, producing MKVYVIDNGGQWTHREWRVLRYLKVDTKIVPNTAPFEDIADADGIILSGGAPSVATDGGRLGNCGEFLDRADFPVLGICAGMQLICEHFGGKLGPGSVPEFGGVTIDVRSHDDIFRGLPDRFKVWASHNDEVKVVPEGFEVIASSDTCPHEAVRSVDRPIYGVQFHPEVEDSEYGVDVFRNFLKIIEERKNRGRSRSLPTFCFMAVSGHPRPELPLSSGGSLFPAG
- the guaA gene encoding glutamine-hydrolyzing GMP synthase subunit GuaA; this translates as MLGADDFIEDTLRTAAEKIPGKAVIACSGGVDSMVAAVLVSKAIGDRLLAVYVDNGLMRKGETEEVRGMLSEMGINYRIVDAGDEFFAALKGITDPEEKRKAIGERFIRVFEREAKDFGADTLVQGTIAPDWIESGDGVRDTIKSHHNVGGLPKDLGMSLYEPLRDLYKDEVRDLARMLGVKSSERQPFPGPALAVRCLGEVTREDIEIVREACFIVEDEIMTASVAGKMDMPWQYFAVLLPSKSVGVQGDRRAYGRTIAVRAVSSVDGMTATYSKIPMEVLDSISTRITNTMKNSVNRVVYDITSKPPATIEWE
- a CDS encoding protein translocase SEC61 complex subunit gamma, producing MAEDNSAVQAFSEEMESKARGFGKGKYGKILKTAHTPTREEHKKTMMITALGIILIGALGFAIWWLMTYLPKYF
- the purE gene encoding 5-(carboxyamino)imidazole ribonucleotide mutase, translated to MSKVSIIMGSKSDLPVAEKSMAMLKKFGIQFDIAVASAHRTPGRVEELVKSSGSDVFIAIAGLSAALPGAVASYTVRPVIGVPVSGPVNMDSLLSIVQMPPGIPVAAVGLDRGDNAAVLAAEIIATRDPEVRAKLCEYRLEQARKVIADSEKVAADVGCR
- a CDS encoding transcription initiation factor IIB, whose product is MAKTREGTDEIEVCPECGSHHLVRDYERGELLCEDCGLVIDDQFIDQGPEWRAFDVEQGEKRARTGAPMTYTIHDKGLSTEISWKNKDSYGKSIPTRNRAQLYRLRKWQRRIRVSNATERNLAFALSELDRMASAMGLPRNVRETAAMIYRKAVNKNLIRGRSIEGVVAASLYAACRQCGVPRTLDEVASSSRVGRKEIGRTYRFMTRELKLKLMPTKPQDYVQRFCSELKLTGDVQSKAAEILKDASEKELTSGRGPTGVAAAAIYISSILCGERRTQREVADVAGVTEVTIRNRYKELTDKLGIDIQL
- a CDS encoding 50S ribosomal protein L11, encoding MVDTVEAMVDGGKATAGPPLGPALGPKGVNIGQVIAKINEKTKAFAGMKVPVKVLINSDKTFDIKVGTPPMSALIKGELGVSSGAHNARTEKVGNLTLDQAKKIADMKQDDLLGADLKARVLEVAGNCVSVGVTIDGKNPKDFTAAVKAGEYDDKF
- a CDS encoding 50S ribosomal protein L1 → MAEKPTVMAVQKALDSAKKRNFTETVELAINLVDVDLTIPKNRITEDIILPNGRGKPVKICVIGGGELALKAKDVADRVITPEELGEIAGDKKQAKRIANETDYFIAEAPLMAVVGKRLGTVLGPRGKMPKPIAPGADPAPMIEGLRKSVTIRTKDRKTFHAPVGTVNMSAEEIADNVDLILKRVEAHLEKGKHNIASAYVKTTMGPSEKIAL